Proteins encoded together in one Bos indicus isolate NIAB-ARS_2022 breed Sahiwal x Tharparkar chromosome 25, NIAB-ARS_B.indTharparkar_mat_pri_1.0, whole genome shotgun sequence window:
- the GJC3 gene encoding gap junction gamma-3 protein, translating to MCGSFLRRVAAEESRHPTPVGRLLLPALLGLRLVLLAAGGTGVFGGGEEQSEFVCHTQQAGCKAVCYDAFHPLSPLRFWAFQVTLVAVPSALYMGFILYHVIWHWEASEKVKTEEETLSQGEKGGEASRAGSSRLLWAYVAQLGVRLALEGAALGGQYHLYGFRMPSSFVCRLEPCLGSTNCYLSRPSEKSIFLKTMFGVTGLCLLFTLLELVLLGLGRWWRIWRHKSPSSNYSPTSQSAKRCKAPTDNFPVVEIRERPGEAGERGSEVPLSARP from the coding sequence ATGTGCGGCAGCTTCCTGAGGCGGGTGGCAGCGGAGGAAAGCCGGCACCCCACCCCCGTGGGCCGCCTCCTGCTTCCCGCGCTCCTGGGGCTCCGCCTGGTGCTGCTGGCCGCCGGCGGGACGGGGGTCTTCGGCGGCGGCGAGGAGCAGAGCGAGTTCGTGTGTCACACTCAGCAGGCGGGCTGCAAGGCCGTGTGCTACGATGCCTTCCACCCCCTCTCCCCGCTGCGCTTCTGGGCCTTCCAGGTCACGCTGGTGGCTGTGCCCAGCGCCCTCTACATGGGTTTCATTCTGTATCACGTCATCTGGCACTGGGAGGCATCGGAAAAGGTGAAGACGGAAGAAGAGACGCTGAGCCAAGGGGAGAAGGGCGGAGAGGCCTCGAGGGCTGGCAGCTCCAGGCTGCTCTGGGCCTACGTGGCACAGCTCGGGGTGCGACTGGCCCTTGAGGGGGCAGCCTTGGGGGGGCAGTACCACCTGTACGGGTTCAGGATGCCCAGTTCCTTTGTGTGTCGTCTAGAGCCCTGCCTTGGCAGTACCAACTGTTACCTCTCTCGCCCCTCTGAGAAGAGCATCTTCTTGAAGACCATGTTTGGGGTTACGGGGCTCTGTCTCTTGTTCACGCTTTTGGAGCTTGTCCTCCTGGGcctggggagatggtggaggatcTGGAGGCACAAATCCCCCTCTTCTAATTACTCCCCAACTTCACAGAGTGCCAAAAGATGCAAGGCACCCACGGATAACTTCCCAGTGGTGGAAATAAGAGAACGGCCCGGAGAAGCAGGCGAGAGGGGCTCTGAGGTCCCTCTTTCTGCCCGCCCCTGA
- the TRIM4 gene encoding E3 ubiquitin-protein ligase TRIM4, translating to MEAEDFQEELTCAICLDYFEDPVSIECGHNFCRGCLCRTWAPGGSPVRCPECRRPSAPASMRPNWALARLTERMRRRRLGPVPAGLCGRHWEPLRLFCEDDQRLVCLVCRESQEHQAHTMSPADEACRSYRDKLLKTQSSLTAKMKKVIHFQDTEVKNAAEWKEKMKNQRMRVIAEFAKLHVLLSEEEQLFLQGLRQEEEETKKKQSENISRLNQMITSLKKLILEVKEKSQSSTLELLQNPAEVLTRCENQDVNYSFEDLTVKTVCRLPMMKEMLKRFQVAVNLAEDTAHSKLVFSQEGRYVKNGASTSSWPLFFTAWSYAAGWRNPQRTTGFVERFQHLPCVLGKNVFTSGKHYWEVENRGSLEVAAGVCREDIMGIPGGSTMCPKAGIWAVGWSSAGFWPLTGTSVSPTKREPALQRVGVFLDHGAGEVSFYNAVDGEHLHTFSCSSSLRLRPFFWLSPLASVVIPPVTGGK from the exons ATGGAGGCCGAGGACTTCCAGGAGGAGCTGACCTGCGCCATCTGCCTGGACTATTTCGAGGACCCGGTGTCCATCGAGTGCGGCCACAACTTCTGCCGCGGCTGCCTGTGCCGCACGTGGGCGCCGGGCGGCAGCCCCGTCCGCTGCCCCGAGTGTCGGCGGCCGTCGGCGCCCGCCTCGATGAGGCCCAACTGGGCCCTGGCCCGGCTGACCGAGAGGATGCGGCGCCGGCGCCTGGGCCCCGTGCCCGCGGGCCTGTGCGGCCGCCACTGGGAGCCGCTGCGGCTTTTCTGCGAGGATGATCAGCGGCTCGTGTGCTTGGTGTGCAGAGAGTCGCAGGAGCACCAGGCCCACACCATGTCCCCAGCCGACGAGGCCTGCAGGAGCTACCGG GACAAACTTCTGAAGACTCAGTCTAGTCTGACAGCCAAGATGAAGAAAGTCATACATTTTCAGGACACGGAAGTGAAGAATGCTGCAGAGTGGAAG GAGAAGATGAAGAATCAGCGAATGAGAGTCATCGCGGAGTTTGCAAAGCTGCATGTCCTCCTGAGTGAAGAAGAGCAATTGTTTCTTCAGGGACTGAGGCAGGaagaagaagagacaaagaagaagcaaAGTGAGAACATATCTAGGCTCAATCAAATGATCACTTCCTTGAAGAAGCTCATCCTGGAGGTGAAGGAGAAGAGCCAGAGCTCCACCCTGGAGCTGCTCCAG AATCCAGCAGAGGTGTTGACCAG GTGTGAGAATCAGGATGTGAATTATTCCTTTGAAGACCTAACGGTGAAGACTGTGTGCCGGCTACCAATGATGAAGGAAATGCTGAAGCGATTCCAAG TGGCTGTAAATCTAGCTGAGGACACTGCTCATTCCAAACTTGTCTTCTCCCAGGAAGGGAGATACGTGAAAAACGGAGCATCAACCAGTTCTTGGCCACTGTTTTTTACAGCATGGAGCTACGCTGCCGGATGGAGAAATCCGCAGAGGACCACAGGCTTTGTGGAGCGATTTCAGCATTTACCCTGTGTTTTGGGGAAAAATGTTTTCACTTCAGGGAAACATTACTGGGAAGTTGAGAACCGAGGCAGCCTGGAGGTGGCTGCAGGGGTGTGTCGGGAGGACATCATGGGGATCCCTGGTGGCTCGACAATGTGCCCCAAGGCGGGAATCTGGGCAGTTGGCTGGAGCTCTGCTGGCTTTTGGCCCCTGACAGGCACCTCCGTGAGTCCTACCAAGCGAGAGCCAGCTCTTCAGCGGGTGGGAGTTTTCCTGGATCACGGGGCTGGGGAGGTCTCCTTCTACAATGCCGTGGACGGGGAGCACCTGCACACGTTCTCCTGCTCTTCCAGCTTGCGCCTCCGGCCGTTTTTCTGGTTGAGTCCATTAGCATCTGTAGTCATCCCCCCAGTGACTGGTGGGAAATGA